In Arvicola amphibius chromosome 1, mArvAmp1.2, whole genome shotgun sequence, one DNA window encodes the following:
- the LOC119813450 gene encoding uncharaterized LOC112694756 homolog — MDTSSGPWNPAPASISSPPLLLPIPAIVFIAVGVYLLLLGLVLLTRHCLLAQGCCTDCSSPCRKQSASETQDCCWSCAEACDFPLPSPSHYLDACCPHPSEAGWAPRCPQGCPLCDCACACQLPDCQSLNCLCFEIKLR; from the exons ATGGAC ACCTCCTCTGGCCCATGGAATCCAGCCCCAGCGTCCATCAGCAGCCCTCCCTTGCTGCTCCCCATCCCGGCTATCGTCTTCATCGCTGTGGGCGTATATTTGCTGCTGCTGGGCTTAGTGCTGCTGACCAGGCACTGCCTGCTG GCTCAGGGCTGCTGCACAGACTGCAGCTCCccatgcaggaagcagagtgccTCAGAGACCCAGGACTGTTGCTGGAGCTGCGCAGAAGCCTGCGACTTCCCCCTGCCCAGTCCATCCCACTACCTGGATGCCTGCTGCCCTCATCCCAGCGAAGCT gGTTGGGCTCCTCGATGTCCTCAAGGCTGCCCCTTGTGCGACTGTGCCTGCGCCTGCCAGCTTCCGGACTGCCAGAGCCTCAACTGCCTTTGTTTCGAGATCAAGCTCAGATGA